In Arvicanthis niloticus isolate mArvNil1 chromosome 4, mArvNil1.pat.X, whole genome shotgun sequence, a single window of DNA contains:
- the Cxxc4 gene encoding CXXC-type zinc finger protein 4: MNTNVCVEPGPSPEAPGLPKESHLPEGALNSLVDYNSEMERYRSFATSFYKTNGGAFPQAAKIARITTPIFPSSAAAAAAAARIGMSPWNCDNAATAAATAMLWGSGGGGGGGGGGGGGGGAGRKSSSAAASSSASSSAILPAAGGGGGGGGGGSGGGGGGGGRTSMHHRNDSQRLGKAGCPPEPSLQMANTNFLSTLSPEHCRPLAGECMNKLKCGAAEAEIMNLPERVGTFSAIPALGGISLPPGVIVMTALHSPAAASAAVTDSAFQIANLADCPQNHSSSSSSSSGGASGANPAKKKRKRCGVCVPCKRLINCGVCSSCRNRKTGHQICKFRKCEELKKKPGTSLERTPVPSAEAFRWFF; the protein is encoded by the coding sequence ATGAACACCAATGTCTGCGTGGAGCCCGGGCCGAGCCCGGAGGCCCCGGGCTTGCCCAAGGAAAGCCACCTGCCCGAGGGGGCCCTGAACAGCCTTGTGGATTACAACTCGGAGATGGAGCGTTACCGCTCCTTTGCCACCTCCTTCTACAAGACCAACGGGGGCGCCTTCCCGCAGGCAGCCAAGATCGCGCGCATCACCACCCCCATCTTTCCCAgcagcgccgccgccgccgcggccgCCGCGCGCATCGGCATGTCCCCGTGGAACTGCGACAACGCGgccaccgccgccgccaccgcgATGCTCTGGGGTAGCGGGGGCGGCGGCGGAGgcggtgggggcgggggtgggggcggCGGGGCCGGCAGGAAATCCTCCTCagccgccgcctcctcctccgcctcctcctcggCGATCCTCCCCGCCGccggcggtggcggtggcggtggcggcggtggcagcggcggaggcggcggcggcggcggcaggaCCAGCATGCACCACCGGAACGACTCCCAGCGGTTGGGGAAGGCTGGCTGTCCGCCAGAGCCGTCGTTGCAAATGGCAAATACTAATTTCCTCTCCACCTTATCCCCCGAACACTGCAGACCTTTGGCGGGGGAATGCATGAACAAGCTCAAATGCGGCGCTGCTGAAGCAGAGATAATGAATCTCCCCGAGCGGGTGGGGACTTTTTCCGCTATCCCGGCTTTAGGGGGCATCTCATTACCTCCAGGGGTCATCGTCATGACAGCCCTTCACTCCCCCGCAGCAGCCTCAGCAGCCGTCACAGACAGTGCGTTTCAAATTGCCAATCTGGCAGACTGCCCGCAGaatcattcctcctcctcctcgtcctcctcgggGGGAGCTAGCGGAGCCAACCCGgccaagaagaagaggaaaaggtgtGGGGTCTGCGTGCCCTGCAAGAGGCTCATCAACTGTGGCGTCTGCAGCAGTTGCAGGAACCGCAAAACGGGACACCAGATCTGCAAATTTAGAAAATGTGAAGAGCTAAAGAAAAAACCTGGCACTTCGCTAGAG